Proteins from one Planctomyces sp. SH-PL62 genomic window:
- a CDS encoding WD40 repeat domain-containing protein, whose translation MLPRAPADQRPPPGAPRRLARWSARNPAATALIVMSLATLGVSVSYSIALRRTVAERDQNVDDLNRANVDLQQAKAETEAALARALEASDREQRQSYAATLARAQREMDQGRSAQAQRRLRELIPAADSADPDPRDFAWHYLWRQSRRDRTVLDDLFPGGTCQLSAGEGVLLGVTPSRHRGGVWRTDRPDAPTLAVVRPTMRFEPWDLPGSEIDHVTAIAEGRMAIALNDSEERDGVLSVVDLSDGGVKATTSNPRFGSETIATSVDGLRLAIGIQAAKTVRLERYPLEFDGRRLMVFGVPEAGTVVFAADQRRIVSARHCCAANDRRLLDIWDVRTRQRVMARDDGTMGPALAVSPEKGGPIATGTLDGIVQLRHPSRGTVIATLPAPEGNDDHRVESLAFSADGKLLAAGYNRRAILWDVAERRRIESIEGLGDWVSSVAFLPEWPGDVALGLGTGEVVIWHTEPIEDAVIPGGHDEEVWGVAFTADGDLATVGGDRRLKLWDGRTGAERRSLGGHEAWPSCLASAPTAGLLASADFDGRLLIWDAKEGRLLHNLQAHEDRIRAVDFSPDGRLIATGGRDTTIRLWDAASGDLVATLPGHERSIRGLAFGPDGRTLASAGEDPAVLLWDVESRRILKRWEPTTHPTCLAISPEGLTIAAGDARGAVMAWDLESGALRTSLPAVQAAEISGLAFSPDGRALAAGGQNGVVSLVDVGMGQVHVTLAGHQGGVNAVAFSPDGRTLASVSHDRTLRLWWAGPPEASGSR comes from the coding sequence CCGCGCGAACGTCGACCTGCAGCAGGCGAAGGCCGAGACCGAGGCGGCCCTGGCCCGCGCCCTGGAGGCGAGCGACCGCGAGCAGCGGCAGAGCTACGCCGCCACCCTCGCCAGGGCCCAGCGTGAGATGGACCAAGGCCGATCGGCCCAGGCGCAGCGGCGGCTCCGCGAACTGATCCCCGCCGCCGACTCGGCCGACCCCGACCCGCGGGACTTCGCCTGGCACTACCTCTGGAGGCAGTCGCGCCGCGACCGTACGGTCCTGGACGACTTGTTTCCCGGCGGGACTTGCCAACTCTCGGCGGGCGAGGGAGTGCTCCTGGGGGTGACCCCCAGCCGGCACAGGGGGGGCGTGTGGAGGACCGACCGGCCGGATGCGCCCACCCTCGCCGTCGTACGGCCCACGATGCGCTTCGAGCCATGGGACCTTCCCGGATCCGAGATCGACCACGTCACGGCGATAGCCGAGGGCCGCATGGCGATCGCCTTGAATGATTCGGAGGAGCGAGACGGCGTCCTCTCGGTCGTCGACCTCTCCGACGGCGGGGTCAAGGCCACGACGTCGAATCCGAGGTTCGGCTCGGAAACAATCGCGACGTCCGTCGATGGCCTCCGATTGGCCATAGGCATCCAGGCCGCCAAGACGGTCCGGCTCGAGCGATATCCCCTGGAGTTCGACGGACGGAGGTTGATGGTTTTCGGAGTTCCGGAAGCGGGGACGGTCGTCTTCGCGGCCGACCAGCGTCGGATCGTCTCCGCGCGGCACTGCTGCGCCGCGAACGACCGTCGCCTCCTGGACATCTGGGACGTCAGGACCCGTCAACGCGTCATGGCGCGCGACGACGGGACCATGGGCCCGGCGCTCGCGGTCTCGCCCGAGAAGGGAGGGCCGATCGCGACGGGAACGCTGGATGGAATCGTTCAGCTCCGACATCCCTCCCGGGGGACCGTGATCGCGACCCTGCCGGCTCCGGAGGGCAACGACGATCACCGCGTCGAGTCCCTGGCCTTCTCGGCGGACGGGAAGCTGCTGGCGGCCGGATACAACCGGCGCGCGATCCTCTGGGACGTGGCCGAGCGCCGCCGGATCGAGTCGATCGAGGGCCTGGGGGACTGGGTTTCTTCGGTCGCCTTCCTGCCGGAATGGCCGGGGGACGTCGCCCTGGGGCTCGGCACGGGCGAGGTGGTCATCTGGCACACCGAGCCGATCGAGGACGCCGTCATCCCCGGCGGTCACGACGAGGAGGTCTGGGGGGTCGCGTTCACGGCCGATGGAGACCTCGCCACGGTGGGCGGGGACCGGCGGCTCAAGCTCTGGGACGGCCGCACCGGGGCGGAGCGCCGGTCGCTCGGGGGGCATGAGGCGTGGCCGTCGTGCCTCGCGTCCGCCCCGACGGCCGGGCTGCTCGCGTCGGCGGACTTCGACGGCCGGCTCCTGATCTGGGACGCCAAGGAGGGCCGGCTGCTCCACAACCTGCAAGCCCACGAGGACCGCATCCGGGCGGTGGACTTCTCGCCCGACGGGCGTCTGATCGCCACGGGGGGCCGCGACACGACGATCCGCCTCTGGGACGCGGCTTCCGGGGATCTCGTCGCGACCCTGCCCGGCCACGAGCGCAGCATCCGAGGGCTGGCGTTCGGCCCCGACGGCCGCACGCTGGCTTCGGCCGGCGAGGACCCGGCCGTCCTGCTCTGGGACGTCGAGTCGAGGCGGATCCTGAAGCGTTGGGAGCCGACGACCCATCCCACCTGCCTCGCCATCAGCCCCGAAGGCCTCACGATCGCCGCCGGCGACGCCCGCGGCGCGGTGATGGCCTGGGACCTCGAGAGCGGGGCCTTGCGAACGTCGCTGCCGGCCGTTCAAGCCGCGGAGATCAGCGGCCTGGCGTTCAGCCCGGACGGGCGGGCTCTCGCCGCGGGCGGGCAGAACGGCGTCGTCTCGCTCGTGGACGTCGGGATGGGGCAGGTCCATGTCACGCTCGCCGGCCATCAAGGGGGCGTGAACGCCGTGGCGTTCAGCCCGGACGGCCGGACGCTGGCCTCGGTCAGCCATGACCGGACGCTCCGGCTCTGGTGGGCGGGGCCTCCCGAGGCCTCGGGGTCCCGCTAG
- a CDS encoding ABC transporter permease subunit/CPBP intramembrane protease: MNWSNVLLIFRREGMDQLRDRRTLFMVVFFPILLYPLIGAGVLQFAAALQEKPRRVVIVGAEHLPAEPPLLDAEGTGFNPALFDSPAEAGRLEVERQPDDGPWGRPDRREQAVRGGEASAVMVIPADLPEQFRAKDDVAIPIHYKSVDETSQITYLRLREALDRWKTGIVEERRKQDHLPAGYAQPIEVRALDAATAQEVGGNVWGRIFPFLLVLMSLTGAFYPAVDLCAGEKERGTMETLLISPAGRAEIVMGKFLAVLVASVTTAVLNLVSMGLTGLQMAQRASGFGGADPARQAAAALAPPTLQSALWMIVLLIPLAAFFSAICLALAAMARSMKEGQYYMTPLYLICLPLIFLTMAPGIELNPFYSIVPVTGVALLLRALIVGDYATAFRYFPLVLIPTLVYAWLALRWAVEQFQDEEVLFRESERFNLVQWLRSLVRDRGPRPTSTQAVLAFALIISASWLFAQSTMAMGMETGLGAVAAGQSLILLVPMGMAFLLTTDPLGTLRLRRAHARYFGLAAAMAVAFNPVAAELSRLVQWTFPISDATRELLQSLMFGESGIAPTLLVLALLPAICEEAAFRGFILSGLQSGRRTRSAIVLSALLFGFLHVFLSLFQQLFNATLLGVFLGLLAIRSRSLWPGVLFHALNNGFAIGLGAWAGWLGRVGVVDLVYLNAEEGLYHRPWVAVGAVASAALFAYLWKVDRPDAGEA, from the coding sequence ATGAACTGGTCGAACGTCCTGCTCATCTTCCGCCGCGAGGGGATGGACCAGCTCCGCGACCGTCGCACGCTGTTCATGGTCGTCTTCTTCCCGATCCTCCTGTACCCCTTGATCGGCGCGGGGGTGCTCCAGTTCGCCGCGGCGCTCCAGGAGAAGCCCCGTCGGGTGGTGATCGTCGGGGCCGAGCACCTGCCGGCGGAGCCGCCGCTGCTCGACGCCGAGGGGACCGGCTTCAACCCCGCCCTGTTCGACTCCCCGGCCGAGGCCGGCCGCCTGGAGGTGGAACGCCAGCCCGACGACGGCCCCTGGGGCCGGCCCGACCGCCGCGAGCAGGCGGTGCGAGGCGGCGAGGCGTCGGCCGTCATGGTGATCCCGGCCGACCTGCCGGAGCAGTTCCGCGCCAAGGACGACGTGGCGATCCCGATCCACTACAAGAGCGTCGACGAGACCAGCCAGATCACTTACCTGCGGCTCCGCGAGGCGCTCGACCGCTGGAAGACCGGGATCGTCGAGGAGCGCCGCAAGCAGGACCACCTGCCGGCCGGCTACGCCCAGCCGATCGAGGTCAGGGCGCTCGACGCGGCCACGGCGCAGGAGGTCGGCGGCAACGTCTGGGGGCGGATCTTCCCGTTCCTCCTGGTGCTGATGTCGCTGACCGGGGCGTTCTATCCGGCCGTCGACCTGTGCGCCGGGGAGAAGGAGCGGGGGACGATGGAGACCCTGCTCATCAGCCCCGCCGGCCGGGCCGAGATCGTCATGGGGAAGTTCCTGGCGGTGCTCGTCGCCAGCGTGACCACGGCCGTGCTGAACCTGGTCAGCATGGGGTTGACCGGCCTGCAGATGGCCCAGCGGGCCAGCGGCTTCGGGGGTGCCGACCCCGCCCGGCAAGCGGCGGCCGCGCTCGCGCCGCCGACCTTGCAGTCGGCCCTCTGGATGATCGTCCTCTTGATCCCCCTGGCCGCCTTCTTCAGCGCGATCTGCCTGGCCCTCGCGGCCATGGCCCGGAGCATGAAGGAGGGGCAGTATTACATGACGCCGCTCTACCTGATCTGCCTCCCCCTGATCTTCCTGACCATGGCGCCGGGGATCGAGCTGAACCCGTTCTACAGCATCGTCCCGGTGACCGGCGTGGCGCTCCTGCTCCGGGCCCTGATCGTGGGCGACTACGCCACGGCCTTCCGCTACTTCCCCCTGGTCCTCATCCCGACCCTCGTCTACGCCTGGCTGGCCCTGCGCTGGGCGGTCGAGCAGTTTCAGGACGAGGAGGTGCTGTTCCGGGAATCGGAGCGGTTCAACCTGGTGCAATGGCTGCGGAGCCTCGTCCGGGACCGCGGGCCGAGACCAACGTCGACGCAGGCGGTGCTCGCCTTCGCGCTGATCATCTCGGCCTCCTGGCTGTTCGCCCAGTCCACGATGGCGATGGGGATGGAGACGGGGCTGGGGGCGGTCGCGGCCGGACAATCGCTGATCCTGCTGGTCCCCATGGGGATGGCCTTCCTGCTGACCACGGACCCGCTGGGGACGCTCCGCCTGCGACGGGCGCACGCCCGATACTTCGGGCTGGCGGCGGCGATGGCCGTGGCGTTCAACCCCGTCGCGGCCGAGCTGAGCCGGCTCGTCCAGTGGACCTTCCCGATCTCGGACGCGACCCGGGAGCTGCTCCAATCGCTGATGTTCGGCGAGTCCGGGATCGCTCCGACGCTCCTGGTCCTGGCCCTCTTGCCGGCGATCTGCGAGGAGGCGGCGTTCCGCGGCTTCATCCTCTCGGGGCTGCAATCGGGCCGGCGGACCCGGTCGGCGATCGTCCTCTCGGCCCTGCTGTTCGGCTTCCTGCACGTCTTCCTGAGCCTCTTCCAGCAGCTCTTCAACGCGACCCTGCTGGGGGTGTTCCTGGGGCTCCTGGCGATCCGCAGCCGCAGCCTCTGGCCAGGCGTCCTCTTCCACGCCCTGAACAACGGCTTCGCGATCGGCCTGGGGGCGTGGGCCGGCTGGCTGGGACGCGTCGGCGTGGTCGATTTGGTCTACCTGAACGCGGAGGAGGGGCTTTATCATCGCCCCTGGGTCGCGGTCGGGGCGGTCGCCTCCGCGGCGCTCTTCGCTTATCTGTGGAAGGTCGACCGCCCGGACGCCGGAGAGGCCTGA
- a CDS encoding menaquinone biosynthetic enzyme MqnA/MqnD family protein: MVGPIRVGAVSYLNAKPLYYRLEEFAPGARLSMEVPSRLAEKLSAGELDVALIPSVEYLRGASRGYEILPGFAIGARGPVRSVKLFSKTPIAGIERLALDVGSRTSQALVQVWLEAAHGVRPRTIEALPLGVSALESTADAVLVIGDRAMKVPDEPFSEVVDMAEAWRELTGLPFVFALWVARAGADLGEIPAALDRCRAEGLAHADELSRIHGPRLGLDFGTCYDYLTRVLSYDLGEPELAGLRRFAEMAARLGLAPEGVNLVFHRPRDLATRR, encoded by the coding sequence ATGGTCGGTCCGATCCGGGTGGGGGCGGTCAGCTACCTGAACGCCAAGCCGTTGTACTACCGGCTCGAGGAGTTCGCGCCGGGGGCGCGGCTGAGCATGGAGGTGCCGAGCCGGCTGGCGGAGAAGCTGTCGGCGGGGGAGCTGGACGTGGCGTTGATCCCGTCGGTCGAGTACCTGCGGGGGGCCTCGCGGGGCTACGAGATCCTGCCGGGGTTCGCGATCGGGGCGAGGGGCCCGGTGCGGAGCGTCAAGCTGTTCAGCAAGACGCCGATCGCCGGAATCGAGCGGCTGGCGCTGGACGTCGGCTCGCGGACGAGCCAGGCGCTGGTGCAGGTCTGGCTGGAAGCGGCGCACGGCGTCCGGCCCCGGACGATCGAGGCGTTGCCGCTGGGGGTCTCGGCCCTGGAGAGCACGGCCGACGCGGTCCTGGTGATCGGCGACCGGGCGATGAAGGTGCCGGACGAGCCGTTTTCCGAGGTCGTGGACATGGCGGAGGCCTGGCGCGAGCTGACCGGCCTCCCCTTCGTCTTCGCCCTCTGGGTGGCCCGCGCCGGGGCCGACCTGGGGGAGATCCCGGCCGCCCTGGATCGATGCCGGGCCGAGGGCCTGGCCCACGCCGACGAGCTGTCGCGAATTCACGGACCGCGGCTGGGCCTGGATTTCGGGACGTGTTACGATTACCTGACGCGAGTCCTGTCCTACGATCTGGGCGAGCCGGAGCTGGCGGGCCTGAGGCGATTCGCCGAGATGGCCGCACGCCTGGGCCTGGCGCCCGAAGGAGTGAACCTTGTCTTCCACCGCCCCCGCGACCTTGCGACGCGCCGCTGA
- a CDS encoding ABC transporter ATP-binding protein, with translation MIQVEHLGKSFHDYQRGWVEAVRDVSFECRPGEIFGLLGPNGAGKTTTLRILSTVLRPTAGRAVVAGYDVVDHPREVRRRIGFMSAGTGIYDRMTAWELVEYFGRLYGLPKAQLRERMETVFGWLKMDDFRDVLGSKMSTGMKQKVSIARTIIHDPPVLIFDEPTSGLDILVQRVVLDKILELRDLGKTIVFSTHSMSEVERLCSRVAIIYRGAVQAQGPIDELLASHGQPDVEELFFALVERADALGGAGAADRERSGAGSDRAEGPTS, from the coding sequence GTGATCCAAGTCGAACACCTTGGCAAGTCGTTCCATGATTACCAGCGCGGCTGGGTCGAGGCGGTCCGGGACGTGTCGTTCGAATGCCGACCGGGGGAGATCTTCGGCCTCCTCGGGCCCAACGGGGCGGGCAAGACCACGACCCTGCGGATCCTCAGCACCGTGCTCCGCCCCACGGCGGGCCGGGCGGTCGTGGCCGGATACGACGTCGTCGACCACCCCCGGGAGGTCCGCCGCCGGATCGGCTTCATGTCGGCCGGCACCGGCATCTACGACCGCATGACCGCCTGGGAGCTGGTCGAGTACTTCGGCCGCCTCTACGGCCTCCCCAAGGCCCAGCTCCGGGAACGGATGGAGACGGTCTTCGGCTGGCTCAAGATGGACGACTTCCGAGACGTCCTGGGGTCGAAGATGTCCACCGGCATGAAGCAGAAGGTCTCGATCGCCCGGACGATCATCCACGACCCGCCGGTCCTGATCTTCGACGAGCCGACCTCGGGCCTGGACATCCTGGTCCAGCGCGTGGTCCTGGACAAGATCCTGGAGCTTCGCGACCTGGGGAAGACGATCGTCTTCTCCACCCATTCGATGAGCGAGGTCGAGCGGCTCTGCTCCCGGGTCGCGATCATCTATCGGGGCGCCGTGCAGGCCCAGGGGCCGATCGACGAACTCCTGGCGAGCCACGGCCAGCCCGACGTCGAGGAGCTGTTCTTCGCGCTCGTCGAGCGGGCCGACGCCCTCGGCGGGGCGGGGGCGGCCGATCGCGAGCGATCCGGAGCGGGCTCGGACCGAGCCGAGGGGCCTACGTCATGA
- the mqnC gene encoding cyclic dehypoxanthinyl futalosine synthase has protein sequence MSSTAPATLRRAAEGGRLTFEEGVALFREASLLDLGRAADAACRRLHPEPYRTFNIDRNINYTNVCTAVCDFCAFYRKVDDADAYVLDREVLFDKIRETLELGGDQILLQGGLHPKLKLEWYEELLRDIRATFPAINVHGFSAPEIHHFTKVAKLPLRTVLERLKEAGLGSLPGGGAEILVDRVRKAITRGKVNTDDWINVHRVWHQLGGRSTATMMFGHVETIEERVEHLDRVRSLQDETGGFTAHICWTFQPENTEMAHVPTAGAFEYLRTQAMTRLYLDNVPSIQSSWVTQGAKIGQMGLFFGANDMGSLMIEENVVSSAGTVHHLSLEEIKRCIRQAGYIPRQRNVFYDYIDEAPVAAVEVA, from the coding sequence TTGTCTTCCACCGCCCCCGCGACCTTGCGACGCGCCGCTGAAGGCGGCCGCCTGACGTTCGAGGAAGGCGTCGCCTTGTTCCGGGAAGCCAGCCTGCTCGATCTCGGCCGCGCCGCCGACGCCGCGTGCCGCCGGCTCCACCCCGAGCCGTACCGAACGTTCAACATCGACCGGAACATCAACTATACGAACGTCTGCACGGCCGTCTGCGACTTCTGCGCCTTCTACCGGAAGGTCGACGACGCCGACGCCTACGTCCTCGACCGCGAGGTCCTGTTCGACAAGATCCGCGAGACCCTGGAGCTGGGGGGCGACCAGATCCTCCTCCAGGGAGGGCTGCACCCGAAACTCAAGCTGGAGTGGTACGAGGAGCTGCTGCGGGACATCCGCGCCACCTTCCCCGCGATCAACGTCCACGGCTTCAGCGCCCCGGAGATCCACCACTTCACCAAGGTCGCCAAGCTCCCCCTGCGCACCGTGCTGGAGCGGCTCAAGGAAGCCGGCCTGGGGAGCCTCCCCGGCGGCGGGGCCGAGATCCTGGTGGACCGGGTCCGCAAGGCGATCACCCGGGGCAAGGTGAACACCGACGACTGGATCAACGTCCATCGCGTCTGGCACCAGCTCGGCGGGCGGTCGACGGCCACCATGATGTTCGGCCACGTCGAGACGATCGAGGAGCGGGTCGAGCACCTGGACCGGGTCCGCAGCTTGCAAGACGAGACCGGCGGCTTCACGGCCCACATCTGCTGGACCTTCCAGCCCGAGAACACCGAGATGGCCCACGTCCCGACCGCCGGGGCGTTCGAGTACCTCCGCACCCAGGCCATGACCCGGCTCTACCTGGACAACGTGCCCAGCATCCAGTCGTCGTGGGTGACCCAGGGGGCCAAGATCGGCCAGATGGGGCTGTTCTTCGGGGCTAACGACATGGGGAGCCTGATGATCGAGGAGAACGTCGTCTCCTCGGCCGGGACGGTCCACCACCTGAGCCTCGAAGAGATCAAGCGGTGCATCCGCCAGGCGGGCTACATCCCCCGCCAGCGCAACGTGTTCTACGATTACATCGACGAGGCGCCCGTGGCGGCCGTCGAGGTCGCCTGA